One genomic window of Magnolia sinica isolate HGM2019 chromosome 3, MsV1, whole genome shotgun sequence includes the following:
- the LOC131240827 gene encoding uncharacterized protein At2g34460, chloroplastic, with protein MAVSFFFRYSLLQFHALKFLSPTPLPRFHTSISASKMSEGIDAEESEEIKVVGRKKIFVAGATGKTGKKIVEQLLLKGFGVRAGVVNLEKAKDSLPEDSNVEIVRADVTEGSTKLAEAIGDAEAVICATGFRYSWDLFAPWKVDNFGTVNLVDACQKIGVNRFILISSILVNGAAMGQILNPAYIILNVFGLTLIAKLQAEKYIRRSGINYTIVRPGGLRNDPPSGNIVMESEDTLYEGSISRDQVAEVAVEALLHPESHYKVVEIVSRTEAPKRSFEDLFGAIRQEQI; from the exons ATGGCGGTTTCCTTCTTCTTCAGATACTCTCTCTTGCAATTCCACGCTCTGAAATTCCTCTCTCCAACTCCTCTCCCCAGATTCCATACTTCCATCTCAGCTTCCAAG ATGAGTGAGGGGATTGATGCTGAAGAGAGTGAAGAAATAAAGGTAGTTGGGAGGAAGAAAATATTCGTTGCAGGCGCTACTGGGAAAACTGGTAAAAAGATTGTGGAGCAGCTGCTGTTGAAGGGTTTTGGTGTTAGGGCGGGTGTTGTCAATTTGGAGAAGGCGAAAGATAGTCTTCCAGAGGATTCAAATGTAGAAATT GTGAGGGCAGATGTTACAGAGGGTTCGACAAAGTTAGCAGAAGCCATCGGTGATGCTGAAGCTGTCATATGTGCTACAGGCTTTCGATATTCATGGGATTTGTTCGCACCATGGAAG GTTGATAATTTTGGTACAGTGAACCTCGTAGATGCATGCCAAAAAATCGGGGTGAACAGGTTCATTCTTATCAGTTCAATTCTTGTGAATGGAGCTGCAATGGGCCAAATCCTTAATCCAGCTTACATCATTCTAAATGTGTTCGGGCTCACATTGATAGCAAAGCTACAGGCAGAGAAATATATCAGGAGATCTGGTATAAACTACACAATTGTTAGGCCTGGGGGCCTAAGAAATGACCCGCCTAGTGGAAATATAGTCATGGAGTCTGAG GATACTCTTTATGAAGGTtctatatccagagatcaggttgCAGAAGTTGCTGTTGAGGCATTGCTGCACCCGGAGTCTCATTACAAAGTGGTGGAGATAGTTTCTCGTACGGAAGCTCCTAAACGTTCGTTTGAGGACCTATTTGGTGCTATTAGGCAGGAACAGATCTGA